A stretch of DNA from Acidobacteriota bacterium:
GGTGTCCTCGTTCGACAGGAGGTTGTCGGAGTCGAAGTAGCCGTTGGGCTCGGAGAAGTCGGCGACCAGCCGCCAGAACTCCGAATCCGCCAGACGATCGGGGAGCGTGGAGGGCGCTGCACGGGTGCCGAGCGACACCGACATCGACGCCGCACACAGCGCCAGCACGACACCGAGCAGCCACCGGCGTCTCGTCATTGCCCGGCGCCCTCAGCGTGACGGCACGGCACATCCATGCGTCTCGGCCTGGATCCCCGCGAGCGACGACGTGAACATCGCGCCGCCGCGGCCACCGCCACCACGCACCGTCCGGACGAACGTGCTCGACGCCGTCGTCGGCATTGCCGCGACGTTGGCGCAGAACGCCGTCCACTTCCCGTCCTGCCGGAGGTACTGCTCCACGTTGGACAGGTAGAACGCGTCCACCGTGGCGCCGTGCTGGCGCGCGTACTGCCCCACGGAGCGCAACGCTTTGGACCCGGCGAAATCGCCCACGACCGGCACGATGAGGTTGCGCATCTGGAGATCCTTCACGAAGGCGAAGTTCGCCTCGGTCGCGAGGTAGCTGCGCTGCTCACCGGCGCCGTCGTCCATGGCCATGAGATCGGCGTAGGTGGGCGTGCCCATTCCTCGTCCGCCGAATCCGCGCGGCCCCTGGCCCGTCAGGCGGTAATTCAGATCCGGACCGTCCGCGAAGAAGGCGGTCCGATAGACGTACTCGATGCCGGCGCGATCCTCGGCCGTCAAGGGCAGCCGCCGGCCCGTGGCGAGCCGTTCGAGCACATCGTTCAGCGTCCGGCGATACCGCGTTTCGCTGGCCGGCACGCCCTCGATCGCCGCGAACAGCGCTTCGACGCTCGCTCCTCGCGGCAGCGACGGCCGCTCACGCGAGAACAGCCGCGCCAGGAAGTCCGCGCGGTCGGCCGACAGCTCCATGAGCGCCTTGTACAGCAGATGCTCCTGCAGGTTGCCGCGGCGGATGTCCACGATGAACGCCATCCGGGGCCGCACGGCCGCGATGTACGTGAAGTTCTGCTCCGGGCCGACGCCGACGTAGAAGCCGCCCGGCTTCACCCGGCGAAGCAGGTCGGGAATGACCGTCTGGAAGCGGCCCTCGTTCGACACGAAGTTGTCGGAGTGGAACGTCCCGCCTGGCTCGGAGAACGACGAGGACAAGGTCCAGAACTGCTGATCGGTCAGGTGCTCCGGCAGCTCCGCCGCCGTTGCAGCGATGCCAGCTCGGCCCAACATGGCCGGCCGCGCGGCCACCGCCCCGCCGATGGCGCAGAGCAGGATCGCGGCGAACCACAGGCGGCGAAGGCGCCGGCGATCGTCAGACAGCCGGCGGCGCCCCACGACCATCAGTCCTGCGAACCGCCACATACGCGCGTTTCGGCCGCCATCGATCCCAGCCGGTTGGTCAACCCGCCGCCCCAGCCGAATCCGCCGCCGCCCGACCGGATGAACGTGCTCGACTCGTCGAGCGGCATCGTCGCCACGTTCGCGCAGAAGGTGCTCCAGATGCCGTCCTGGTTCAAGTACTGCTCGACGTTGGACAGGTAGAACGCCCCCACGACGGCGCCGTGTTCGCGAACGTACGCGCCGACGGCTCGCAGCGCTTTCGGCCCGCCGAAATTGCCGACGATCGGCACGACCAGGTTCCGCGCTTCGAGCGCGCGAAGGAAGGCGAAGGCTTCCTCGGACGCCAGATAGCTCGTCGCGGCGCCGGCATTGTCGGTCACGGTCATCAGCGCCGCGTACGTCGACATGCTGCTGCGGTTGCCGCCGCCGCTCGACGAGTTGTAGGTGATCGAGGGGCCGAACCAGTAGAAGTTGCGATAGACGTACTCGATGCCGTCGAGATCCTCGGCCGAGAGCGGGAACCGGTGCGGCGACTTCGTGAGATGGTTCCTGATGGCCTCGAGGTTCTCGCGATAGACCTCCTCGCCCGAGGTGGCCACTTCGGCGAACCGGCGCACGATCTCGGACACCGGCGCATCGTCGGCGAGCCCGTCGGGCCGCGGCTTCGTGAAGAGACGCGCGTAGAAGTCCGCGCGCGTCGTCGACATCTCGACGAGCGCCTTGTACATCAACTGGGTGTGGAGGTTGCCCCTCCGCACGTCGGTGATGAACGCCATCTTCGGCTTCAGCGCGACGATGTAGTTGAAGTTCTGCTCGGGGCCGACGCCGAGGTAGACCGCGCCAGGCTTCACCCGCTGCAGAAGATCTGGGAGCACCGCCGGGTAGTAGATCTCGTTCGACAGCAGGTTGTCGGACCGGAAGTAGCCGTTCGGCTCCGACATCTGCTGCGAGAGCGTCCACAACTCCTGATCGGTGAGCCGCTCAGGGAGCGTGTCGGGCGCCGCACGCACCCGGACGGCCGCTGGTGCCAGCACGACGAGCATGCACGCCGCAATGGCTGCGCCACGCACGCGGGTTGGAATCATAGGGAGTCTCGCGCTTCAGTCTACACCGGAGCCTCGAGCCGTGCGCGGCGCGCCGACGAGCAACGCGGTGGCGACCGGGCGCACCTACCGGCCGAGCGTGCGACCGATCGTCCGCTGGATGCCGTCGCGAACCGCCTGGATCGACGCGGGCGATCCCTCGAACAGGTGCTCAGGATACTTGGCGTACTGGAGCATGTCGGCGTAGATCGGACCGCTCTGATAGAGGTTCAGCCCCATCCCGGCGAGATACTGCAGCTTCAGGTTCCGGTCGCGATTGATCGCCGCGTCCTTGAGCCACGGCGCCAGGTCGCTGGCCGTGCCGGCGTAGTTCGAGAGCAGGTCCACGGCCGAGAAGATGCCGATCTCCGCCAGCGACTGCTTCACCTGCGCGAACTTCGGATCGTCGAGCCTGGCCTGCAGCTCGTCGACGTTGATCTTCGTCGGCTCGACCTGGCCCATCAGCACGAGGTCGTAGCCCTGCCCGTTGTTCGTGTTCCCCCAGACGACGCCGTTGGGAAACGCCTCGAGGAAAGTGCCGATCTCGCTCTTCACCGCCGCGGGATTGCTCTCGTAGAGCTGCACGAACAGCGTCACGACGCCGCCGGGATTCAGATGCCGCTTCACGATCTCGAAGAACTCCCGCGTGTAGAGCGTCGCCGCCCCCTTCACCCACGGGTCGAGCGGGTCCGACGTGATCGCGTCGAACATCTGGTCGGTCGTCAGCAGGAAGTGGCGGGCATCGTCGATGTGGACCGTGACCTTGGGGTTGTCCACGACGTTGTAATTGTGCTCGCCGAAGTACTTCGAGACGGACGCCGGCACCAGCGGCTCGATCTCGGCGATCGTCATGTGCTCGACGAGCGGGCCGATCGACACCGCGCCGGCCGTGACGCCGGCGCCGCAGCCGATGACGAGGGCGTTCTTCGGCGCCTTCGGAATCAGGTGCGTGAAGTGGCCGAGCATCCGCTGCAGCCGCATGTCCTGAGGCTCGCTCGAGGCCTGCACCTTGCCGGCGTTGTGGTAGTTGCGGACGCCGGTCGACGTCTGGGACACGGCGACGAACGCATTCATCCCTTCGCCGACGTAGATGATGTCGGTGAGCCCGACCCAGGTCGCGGCGTAGCGGCCGTACGCGACGAGGATGCCGGGCACGTCCGGCATCGAACGCACGACGAGGCCGGCGGCACCGGTGGCGGCGACGAGCAGCACGGTCATCACCCATCGCTGCGTCCTCGACCCGACCTGCTCGGTAATCACGGGGGCGAGCAGCATCAGCCCGGACAGGGCCGAGACGATAATCAGGATCTGCTGGGCTTCGGGCGTGCCGAAGTAGACGACCATCACCAGCCCCGACACGAGCGATCCGACGATGGCCCCCACGGTATTGGCCGCGTACACGCCGCCGACGAGCCTGCCGGCATCCTGCCCAGGCGCGGCGACCGCAGCGAGCGCAAGCGGAAAGCTGGCGCCCCAGAGGATCGCGCCAGGCAGCACGACCCAGAGGCATCTCACCATGTCGAGCTGGAAGTTGAACCACGGGTCCGACGCAATCGACGGATTGATGGGCCAATACGGCAGCGAGCGCATCAGCATGTATGCCGCCCAGCCCATGGCGCCGCAGAGCAGGAGCTGGCACCAGCCGAGCGCCGCGCGCGGCCGTGCCGTGCTGCGCGCGATCGCCGACCCCAGGCTGCTGCCGATGCCGAGGCCGAACAGGAACACGCCGAGAATCAGCGAGAAGGCATAGACCGTCGCCCCGAACAGCAGCGACAGCAAGCGCGTCCACAGGACCTCGGACGCGAGCGCCGTCATGCCCGACAGCGCAATCGCCAGATAGACGACGCCCGAGCCTTCGGCCCGGACCACGCCGCCGGCCGGTTCCGGCTCGGGCTCGTGCGAGGTCACGCGCGTGATGGCGAGCGCCGCCACCGCCACCGCCACGTTGAGCGCCGCGGCGACGAACGTCGTGACGGCGCTGTCGTACACGCGCAGCAGATAGAAGCCGGCGCCGAGGCTGCCGAGCACGGCGCCCGCGATGTTGCCTCCGTAGAAGAACCCGAGCCAGGACACGCCTTCGGGCGTCGTTCGGACCCAGCGGGCGATGGCCGGCAGCGTCGCGCCCATCATCAGCGTCGGCGGCAGCAGGCACAACGCGGCGACGATCGCGCGCACGGCCACGTGGCCGCCACCGATCGCCGCGTAGATGCCGTTGACGAGCGGCATGCCGAACAGCAGGAGCAATCCCATCGCGCCGATGCCGAGCTCGAGGTAGGCATAGACGCGAAGAGGATGGTGCCGCGGATCGATGTACCGAGGCAGGACGAAGCTGCCGAGGCACATGCCGCCCATGAACGTCCCGAGCAGCACGCCCAGCGAGATCGCCGAGGACCCGATGACCAGCTGCAGGAGCTGGAACCAGACGATCTCGTAGATCAGGGCCGCGCACCCGCTGCCCACGAACAGCAGGAGAATCGCCGGGAAGTAGGGGTTGGCCGTGCTCAGGGGTGAGGCCGATCGGTCGTTCATAAGCTGGGGGATCCTATCTCAAAGCGACAGCGGCACGGGCCTTACTACGACAGGACGGGCGCTGGCGTTCACCGGGACCGGCGAACGGGCCGGCACCGCGTCTAGTCTACACAGCGAAGATGACCGGATCGACGGCACGCGCGCGACCGCGCCGCGTCCTGAACACACGAACCAACGTTCGCCGCCGGTCGCAAGCGGCTCTGCTGTCCGCGCCAAACACAACGGGCGCGCCGGTGTCCCGGCGCGCCCGTCGCTGACGCTCACTCGCGCGATCCGCCGATCCTCACTCGCCAGCGCAACCGGCCATCCTCGAATGGCCGATCGGTCCGGCGCGCCGTCACTCCATGTCGTCCTTCATGTTGAAGTCGATGTCGGCGTAGTCGTCCATCTCGCGCTGCGCTTCGAGCTCCTCGGGCGACGGCGGCGGTGGCGGTGGCGGCTCGTCCCGCGGGATGCCGATGTGCCGGTACCACTCGAATCCGGTTCCGGCCGGAATCAGGCGGCCCATCGTGACGTTCTCCTTCAGCCCGCGCAGGTAGTCCACCTTGCCCGAGATCGACGCCTCGGTCAGCACGCGCGTGGTCTCCTGGAACGACGCCGCGG
This window harbors:
- a CDS encoding fused MFS/spermidine synthase, with amino-acid sequence MNDRSASPLSTANPYFPAILLLFVGSGCAALIYEIVWFQLLQLVIGSSAISLGVLLGTFMGGMCLGSFVLPRYIDPRHHPLRVYAYLELGIGAMGLLLLFGMPLVNGIYAAIGGGHVAVRAIVAALCLLPPTLMMGATLPAIARWVRTTPEGVSWLGFFYGGNIAGAVLGSLGAGFYLLRVYDSAVTTFVAAALNVAVAVAALAITRVTSHEPEPEPAGGVVRAEGSGVVYLAIALSGMTALASEVLWTRLLSLLFGATVYAFSLILGVFLFGLGIGSSLGSAIARSTARPRAALGWCQLLLCGAMGWAAYMLMRSLPYWPINPSIASDPWFNFQLDMVRCLWVVLPGAILWGASFPLALAAVAAPGQDAGRLVGGVYAANTVGAIVGSLVSGLVMVVYFGTPEAQQILIIVSALSGLMLLAPVITEQVGSRTQRWVMTVLLVAATGAAGLVVRSMPDVPGILVAYGRYAATWVGLTDIIYVGEGMNAFVAVSQTSTGVRNYHNAGKVQASSEPQDMRLQRMLGHFTHLIPKAPKNALVIGCGAGVTAGAVSIGPLVEHMTIAEIEPLVPASVSKYFGEHNYNVVDNPKVTVHIDDARHFLLTTDQMFDAITSDPLDPWVKGAATLYTREFFEIVKRHLNPGGVVTLFVQLYESNPAAVKSEIGTFLEAFPNGVVWGNTNNGQGYDLVLMGQVEPTKINVDELQARLDDPKFAQVKQSLAEIGIFSAVDLLSNYAGTASDLAPWLKDAAINRDRNLKLQYLAGMGLNLYQSGPIYADMLQYAKYPEHLFEGSPASIQAVRDGIQRTIGRTLGR